In Polyodon spathula isolate WHYD16114869_AA chromosome 23, ASM1765450v1, whole genome shotgun sequence, the DNA window ACCACAATCACCTATGGGCTTGCTTTCAATATATTACTAAttcatgctttttaaataattcataacTACTTTTGAACACTTTTCCTGTTTTGGACACATGCCATGCAAGATAAGATTAAACAGCTCCTGAGTTACAAAGTGGTGTGTAGCACTGTGTTTTTGACCGGCTGTATACTTGCCTCTATTTTATCCAGGGAGTCTTCTGGGTTATCTGTGTCTAGCCTGGGAGGGAGCAGTAGCTCCAGTCGAACTGACTTCTGTGCTGTTGACTGGCATGCTATCAGATGATTTATTTCTTGAGCCTGAAATGAGAAGAGCGTCACTCCAGTTGTTATATTTCTCTCTTTGCCTTGTTAGTGAAGCTTGAGGCAGAACTTAAGGTTGTTCCATGAGAAAAGATTTTTAATATGCTAATTTAAAAAGTTCCATTTCAATCGACCCTGTTCTCCGCAGTGCGCTTTAGTTTGTCCTCATGATAAACCCTCGTGTATGTAAAGTTTCTTCAGCACACAGCACAAAGAACCACTGatgtaagaaaacaaaattaaaaatgatacaTCAGTagatggcaaaaaataaataaataaaagtttcttCAAATATGAATAGCACAATTATTATTGGATCAAACATTTACTTCATCCGAGGATACATCTGCCCAGGCCTGGGAAAGCTGAAGTTTCCTGAGTCTAGAAAATAAATAGTTCCTGTTATCTGGATAGCCCTGCATTTGCAAGTACTAAAACAATATTTTCCCATGCTGGTAAGGGTAACGTGGGAACAGCAGTTACAGTCACATAACAACAACGAGAATTAATAGAAGGAGGAATAATCATGATTTAAAGCATGCCAAAAATAGTTAACCCTTCTACCTGGCATCATCACCTAAAACATAATGATCAGCAAGTTCTGAAGTTTTAAAAAGCAGCCAATTTAATAGCAGCCAAGCGATCGTAAAACACTGGCCCCACTTTATTAACTTTACTTACTCTCATGCTCTGATATCGCAGCCTCATGATCCGGATCCTATTCCTTGCTTCAGCGGCCTTCAGTTGGCCGATCAGTTTCTCCTGCTTCCCTAACTCCACGTCTGCCTTTGGGTCAGTGGTTTTCATGTTGAGGTCCTGACGCTCTTTTGCGGCATGCTGTCTCAGCCGCTGCTGGGTGTTCATAACCAAGTTTAACACGTCCTTGCTGGGGTCTTCATACGCTCGGTACCGGGCCTTCTGCTGGGGTGCCATTTTCTTCATTTCCGCTGGAGTCACATTCTTCTTATTCCTTGGGATGAATTTTGCTTTTCTGGCTGGTGGTTCTTTAGTTGCCATTTCATTGCACTGTGATAACttttggaagaagaagaagaagaagaagaagaagaagaagaagaagaagaagaagaagaagaagaagaagaagaagaagattagaAGCATTATTTTGCAATAGAACATTTTATGTTCGAATTTGGTCTTAAATACACAGAGTCTGTACTTGACATTCTGAATTCTTGTAGAATTGGCTGTCGCTCAGATCaatcagggtttcccaatcctggtcccgTGTCTTCTGCTTTCCATTCTAATTGAGtcatcaattacttaattgaacccttaattgaactattaattagcttaataagacatttttaattgttttcagcttttaaacagttggagatttcaagttaactgtacaattttataagtaacttgaaatcggcaactttttagGTGCTGAAagacaattaaaaatgtctaattaagcacattattagatcaattaaaggtttaattaagtaattgagaactaggttggaatgaaaaccacaagacccagggggtccccaggatccgGATTGGGAAACCCTGGATTAAATGATCATGTGTACTGACTGTACATAATACAGAATCCTGGCTGCCCAAGGTGACTTTACACTCTACTGCTGAGCAACGAGACTGAAAAGTACCACCAAAACAGGAAAGGGATTCTACTTGACCTGTGCGCTGAGTTTTAGAAACCTTGCTGATAAGTTACTACGTGATCAGGTGTTAGCAATCAGTCCTTAAAATGATATATCGCAAAACCAAAAGCAATGCATTCACAGTGAACCCTAACACAATAAAAGCAAAACGAAGGGTATAGTTAGCTACCCAACTAACTTCACCTTTAGGCGTACATATCcagacaattacattttaaacatgatatgTTACTCACCTTAATAATTTGCAGATtcgttatttttaatttttccaGTAATTTATTTACATTGCAGTTAGACCTACATCCATGCTAGTTTCCCGATAAGTCCTGTTTACAGACGTCGCTATGGTAACAGTGCAGCTGGGGGTAAGGGCTGACGTCATGTTCTGCGGCACAGAACTGAACCGTGGCGCTGTTGCTTTGGGTAGCCCGTGCATGCAGTGCACATTTAAGTGGCGACTCTAAACTCTTAACTCTTTTGGGCGAGTGATATTGTTGTTGGCAATGGTTCACGTGATACAAAATAAACGACGTTTTGTTTAATGGAAAGTGCATGGATAGTATCGTATTATAAAACGCATACTTAGAAGAGACTTCGTGCTCAGTTGAAGTGTGTAAGAGCACAACCAGCAATTATAGGAAATTACAGATAAGAAAAGTATGGCACATCTTTATCTAACCACCATGATTaccacaataataaaatactaccTATGCATAGGAGACAACTAGAATTACTGTCGCAGATTTATAATGAAAAACTTTTATACTGCATCCAATTAGAGATGTTTCTTGAGGatataattacataatttaaacaaGATAGTTCAGTAAATAAGGTGGTTCAGTAAACCTTATGTTgaacaaattaaatgaatatcCCTCTAGTCTTGTCTCAGTAATATCTCAGTGAAGTCATAGTGaccttcatttttattatttggaCTACCATCTTGTAACAAATGTTTATGCCttagtttcataaaaaaaacGACACGATTCCTTACATGCAGCTGAGACAGTCAGCTTTCAACACCGTACCACACCCTACATGCACACATTTGAACACACTGGCTGAGGGCTGGACCCAGATATGCTCATTATGCCCAGTGCAGCCGTGTAAACATTTCCGTGGATGTGGCGGTATTGTTAAACACATCTACAATCATTATAAGTGCAGCAACCACTTCCACTGTGCAAGACCTGTTCTTTATTATGAAACACCAAATTAATTGGCTTCATTATCGTCATGGAATGCATGACTGAGAGGAAGTGCACATGATATGCAATGCAGGTTTCAAAAGACATCCTtccattcaaaatgaaataatacttTACCTTGTTTCTTCTCAAACATGTAACTATGCCCAGGCACCCCCCTTTCTCAGAGTGTAGGGGCTATTCGGcgttatatattttcattttgaatggttGGTTTCACAATTGTTTCCTCTGCATTGCCATCTCAACATACAAGAGTGGTTTAACTGACAGCACGTATATGTATTTTGTACTTCTGGTTTTGCTTCTTTGAAACTACTCATTGGGACTGAACTTGTGATTGGTGGGTGAAAGTTTGTCATATGAACCACAAAGCCCTCTGTAAATCAATTGCACTTGTCTTCTATAACAGGAGTTCCACTGTGAAGTAAATCTAGCCCAGTTTGCTTACTGTGC includes these proteins:
- the LOC121297816 gene encoding protein LKAAEAR1-like, producing MATKEPPARKAKFIPRNKKNVTPAEMKKMAPQQKARYRAYEDPSKDVLNLVMNTQQRLRQHAAKERQDLNMKTTDPKADVELGKQEKLIGQLKAAEARNRIRIMRLRYQSMRAQEINHLIACQSTAQKSVRLELLLPPRLDTDNPEDSLDKIERTRVEEILEDERGLTVIRTS